From the genome of Pseudomonas bubulae:
GACACCCTCGAAAACCTCTTTCCACAGCCCACACACTTACACCTGGCAAGAACTTGACCCCCATACTATAAAAGCCCGCCCCCCTGACTTGGGGAGGCGGGCTTTTACGGTCACACACTACAACTGATAACTAAAACTCAATGTATATCGCGGCCGGCGATTAAAACTGTCCAGCGCTATATCCGACATGGGCTTGGCAACTTCCAGGGCAACGTTGTAATAGCGCTTGTCACCAAAACGCAAGCCCAGTGCTGCCGAAGACATATCCGAACCTTTTAACGGCAACTCGTTGTACCAGACTTTGGCCCTGTCCACGACGGCATAGGGTTGCAGCAACTTGACCCATTCACCCTCGCGATTGAAGCTGTAGTTAAGTTCGTATGCCGCCCCCCAGCCCTTGTCGCCGGATGCCTGATCGTCCGGGTAGCCGCGACCGAAGTTCTGCCCGCCAAATACCGCCCTTTCGCTGTCAGGCAGGGTGTCGTCACTCCAGTAAAGAGCGCCCGATATCACCCCCTGCCAATTGTCGAAGTAGCCGTTACTCTGCACGCCCGACAGACGCAAACGGAAGAAGTCCAGATCGTACTGCGTGCCGGTCAGGTTGGTCTCGCTCTTGGCACCCATGCCATCTATGCCCTGGTACAAGCCGGCACTGACGATGCGCAGTTGTTTGGCATCGGACTTGCGCCAGTCGCCCTCAAACGCCAGTGCCCGCACGTTGGTTTTGTCACTGATGGTCTGCCCGTAGCCGACGATCTCGTAGTCAGTCTTGTCATTGACCCCGTAGAAACGCGCGGCGGCGCTGAGCCATTGATCCGGAGCAGCAATCAGTGGATGGCTGATACCGATCGAAAAGCGGTCATTCTCGCGATGGGGCTTGAGTTCAAAACCGTCGCTGGTGACGATACTGGTACTTGGATCACTGCGATAACTGGAACCAAACAGGTTCAACTGCGTGCCTTCCGCGTTGAGGTACTGGCTGTAATCAAGGCGGTAGTAGTGCTCCTTGTCATTGCCCGGGGGAAACAACCCGCTCAGGGTCAATTGTTCGGCCATGGCCGTTTGCGAATTGCTGCTGGCCGCCAGCAGCGCCTGGGTGCTGCTGCGATTGCCTTCGACCAGGCTCATGCTGGTGGTGAAGGGCTTGCGGCTGGCACTGATACTCAGCGTCGATGCACCATCGGTGGTGCCGGGTGGTGGCACTTGCGCCTCCAGGGTGACGCCGGGGATGCGGCTCAACAGCGTGCTGTAGCGGTTGAACGTCTTGCGGGTCAGCGGGCGTTCGCCCTTGAGCTTATCGACCAGCTCATCCACAAACCCTTTGACCCGCCCGATATCGCCGTCAACCTTGTACTCGCTGATATAGCCTTCAACCAGCACCACACGCACCAGGCCCTGGTCGAAGTTCTGCTGAGGCAAAAACGCATAGGACAATAAATAGCCATCGTCCTGGTAACGCTTGGTGATCTTGCGTGTGGCCTCGATCAGTTCGGCCAGGGTGATTTCATGGCCCAGCAGCGGTTTGTACACCGCCCCCAGCTCTGGCAACGGATAGATCGTGCCACCTTCGATCTGCAACTTGCGAATGGTCAGGCGGGTACCCATTTCCAGTGGCCGGGGTTGTGCAGCCGCCGGCTTGGGTAGCTCCAGCGCAGGCGCCGCAGGGCGATAGGCATCCACCGGCAGGTTGGGCGTGGGCAGGGTTTGCATGCTGTCATTGCTGTTGAGAAAACGCGGAAGGGTCTCGGCACCCGCGTACGGGGCCAGAGCCAACAACAAAAAGGGAACGCAATTACGCATAGGACACTCCATGTTCAACTACGGCGACATAACGAAGGGCTTTATTTTTAGAATGCTTTGCAAAGCGGCCCGAGCATCAGTCCTACAATCTGCACATGAAAAAAGACGAGAGACTCATCTGAATCTCTCGTCCCAACCAAGCGTAGGCGCTGTAGGTAAGGCCGTCGAACCGGCCAGGTGCAATATTCTTCAGTTATTTCTTGCCCAAGTTGCCCAGCCCGCCAACCACGCCCCCAAGTACCCCGCCCAGACCGCCTGTACCAGCGCCCGCGGCTCCTGCTGTTGTATCGGCAGTGTTGTTGACTGAGTCCACTTTGACACCCAGCAAGCCGCCAAGACCACCAACTACCCCACCGACGACACCGCCAACACCACCGACTGCACCTGCACCTGCACTTGCACTTGCACTTGCACCTGTAGTGTCAGCACCAGCTCCGACACTGCCGCCAGTGCTTGCCCCCACACCCAGACCGCCCAGCAGACCGCCAACCCCGGCGCCTACACCAGCGCCTGCACCGGCCCCCGCACCTGCGCTCACACCACCTGTACTAACCCCGGCACCGGCACCTACACCGGCCCCGGCGCTTGCGCCCACACCCAGCCCGCCCAGCAGACCACCCAGCCCTGTCCCGGTACCAGTACCGCTGCCTGTGGAGCCCGCTGCCGGATTCACGTAGCCGCCAGCCTTGTCAACCGCACCGCCTACACCGGTCAGCACACCACCCACCAGAGAAGTCACCGGGTTGTCGCCGCCGGTAGCTGTCACCTTGTCGCCGAGGCCGCTCACGGTGCCGCCTACTTTGTTCAGCAGACCATCTACCGGTGCCCCCAGCCCTGTGGTGGTACCCACTTTGCCCGTGACGTTCTCGACCAGGGAAATCACCGGCACCAGCACCTTGTCATTTACGCCGCCGGTCAAGGCGCCCAGCTTGCCACTGCTCACATCGGTGGTCAGGGTATTGCCGATCATGGTCACCGTGGTGCCCACTTTGTTGACCAGCCCGCCCGTGGTATCAGTCACCTTGCCAACCACGCCACCCACCAGCGGAATCTGGCTGATCGGGGTGTTGTCCAGCACGGTGCTCAGACCGGTACCCACTGACGAAACGCCTTTGCCTACATCACCAACCGCGTTGGTAACACCACCGACAGTCAGGCCGAGGGAGTTCTTGTCGGTACCCAGCGAGCCCAGGCCACCAGTAATACCATCTGTTACGGAGGTCACGGCATTGCCGGTATTGGTCACCAGGCCGCCAGCCACGGTACCGACCACAGGCACGGTGCTCAGGGTGCCACCAACCCCGCTGACAGTGGTGCCCACGCCGCCAAGGGCGCTGCCGACCTGACCTGCGACCTGACCTGTAACCAGAGGAGTTGTGCCTGTACCGCCTGTGCCGCCTGTGCCTCCGCCAGTGCCGCCACCGGTTCCACCGCCTGTACCACCGCCTGTACCACCACCAGTACCGCCGCCTGTACCACCGCCTGTACCACCACCAGTTCCACCGCCAGTACCGCCGTCTGTACCACCACCAGTTCCACCGCCAGTGCCGCCGTCTGTACCACCACCGGTACCGCCGCCAGTGCCGCCGTCTGTGCCACCGCCTGTACCACCGTCAGTCCCGCCGTCAGTGCCACCGCCAGTACCTGCGTCAGTACCGGTATCACTGCTGGCTACATAGCTCTTGTGGCCGCCACCGCCGCCGCTGCAGCCAGCCAGGCTGACAGTCATGACCAAGAGGAGCGCTGTGCTGGTTTTCAGAAAAAGTTGAGTATTCATGATTAAGTCCCTTGCACCTGTTATGCCTGAGTTCGAAGTTCCCTGCTCTGTGTCGGGGATACGTTCGTCCGTTGGGTACATAACAACGCCGCGGGCCTTATCAAACAATTCACAACTTGGTATTAACCCCTTATATAAAACACCTTGCCCCCTTCT
Proteins encoded in this window:
- a CDS encoding ShlB/FhaC/HecB family hemolysin secretion/activation protein, which codes for MRNCVPFLLLALAPYAGAETLPRFLNSNDSMQTLPTPNLPVDAYRPAAPALELPKPAAAQPRPLEMGTRLTIRKLQIEGGTIYPLPELGAVYKPLLGHEITLAELIEATRKITKRYQDDGYLLSYAFLPQQNFDQGLVRVVLVEGYISEYKVDGDIGRVKGFVDELVDKLKGERPLTRKTFNRYSTLLSRIPGVTLEAQVPPPGTTDGASTLSISASRKPFTTSMSLVEGNRSSTQALLAASSNSQTAMAEQLTLSGLFPPGNDKEHYYRLDYSQYLNAEGTQLNLFGSSYRSDPSTSIVTSDGFELKPHRENDRFSIGISHPLIAAPDQWLSAAARFYGVNDKTDYEIVGYGQTISDKTNVRALAFEGDWRKSDAKQLRIVSAGLYQGIDGMGAKSETNLTGTQYDLDFFRLRLSGVQSNGYFDNWQGVISGALYWSDDTLPDSERAVFGGQNFGRGYPDDQASGDKGWGAAYELNYSFNREGEWVKLLQPYAVVDRAKVWYNELPLKGSDMSSAALGLRFGDKRYYNVALEVAKPMSDIALDSFNRRPRYTLSFSYQL
- a CDS encoding collagen-like triple helix repeat-containing protein, whose translation is MGTTVSGVGGTLSTVPVVGTVAGGLVTNTGNAVTSVTDGITGGLGSLGTDKNSLGLTVGGVTNAVGDVGKGVSSVGTGLSTVLDNTPISQIPLVGGVVGKVTDTTGGLVNKVGTTVTMIGNTLTTDVSSGKLGALTGGVNDKVLVPVISLVENVTGKVGTTTGLGAPVDGLLNKVGGTVSGLGDKVTATGGDNPVTSLVGGVLTGVGGAVDKAGGYVNPAAGSTGSGTGTGTGLGGLLGGLGVGASAGAGVGAGAGVSTGGVSAGAGAGAGAGVGAGVGGLLGGLGVGASTGGSVGAGADTTGASASASAGAGAVGGVGGVVGGVVGGLGGLLGVKVDSVNNTADTTAGAAGAGTGGLGGVLGGVVGGLGNLGKK